CAAATTAGAGGATGTTTTAAAAGTTTTGAATGTATAAATCAACCCCTCTCCAAACCTCTCCCCGACGCGGGGAGAGGCTTTGAAACCCCCATTCCCTCGTAGGGAAGGGGGGAAGGGGGGTTAGGTTACTGAAGATTATTGGTTTCATCTAATACTTTTCAAACAACCTCTTAGATGAACTTGTAGCTAGGTCTCTCAATTACATAGATATTTGGGTTGACAGAATCGACCTAATATCGGTCGAAAATATGAGCTTTACGCGATCTTGATGATAACTGGTAATAAAGAAGTTAAACTGGAATTTAACTTCCCACAAGATGAAATGTCTGAATGGTGGGTATTGTTTAATATTCTCCACTACAATGAAAAGCTAAGTTACTGGACTGTGTCCTTTGGTCGTAATCAAACTTAATTTAACCAATACCAATGAATAAAACCAAATTCTTTTATTCTTTCTTTTCCGGATATGAACCACGCGCTAAAACCACTACCAATAGTAGCGAATGGGAATCTCACGTTTTACCTCATAGTCCCATTGAAGAGTTAGCACCAAATATTTGGCACGTTACAGGAATTTTTCCTAATGAACCTGTTGCACCAAGGGAAATGATCATTTATAAATTACCAGATTCTAGCTTATTGATTCATAGTGCTATTTGTTTAGATGAACCCACAATACAACAACTAGAATCTTTAGGTGATCCCAAAATTATGATTATCCCTAACCCTATTCATAGACTCGATGCTAAAGTTTATAAACAACGTTATCCTGATTTAATCGTCGTTACCCCCGCAGTCGTTAAACCCTATGCAGAACAAATAGTTAATGTAGAGGAAATAGCAGAACAATTTCTTCCCCAATACGGTATTACCTGTCATCAACCAGCAGGAATAAACCCCCAAGAATTAGCTTATGAATTACCCCTACCTACAGGTAAAGCCTTAATTTTCACAGATATTCTCTTTAATCTCACAGATGAATATTTAACCAAATACGTCCCCAAAAATAAATATATACTTTCCTGGTTAGGTGCAGCAGGTTTTTTTGGGATTACTTTTTTAGGTAAAAGCTTTTTTATGAATGATAGAAAAGCCTATCGTCAATGGTTGGAAAAGTTAGCTGATACCGTTCAACCATTACAAATAATTTCCGTTGCACATGGTGAACCCATCACTAATAATTGCCAGCAAAAATTACGAGAAGCTGCTGCACGGTTATTGTAAACTATTTATTTTCATTTTAAATCCTTGCGTAGCAAGGATTCAAGTTTTCTAAATACCTTCTCCCCTATTCAGTCTTTCTTCATGCTTAGTAATTACCCAAAGTGCATGAATACTTCCAGGAAGCCAACCGAGAAGGGTGAGCAAAATGTTAATGATCAAAGTTGGACTAACACCAACTGTAAGAAATACACCTACCGGGGGTAAGAATAAACCAAGCAGCAAACGAGTTAATTTCATGGAATAGTTGCTATTTTTTCAAATGTACTGACATTGATTCTGGAAACCAAATCTAACAATTAAATCCATCTTAGGATTTATCTGACGACTATCATCATATTAAGATTCGGTCGTAATATTAGTATTGCTTTGTAATTCCAGATTCCTTTCAGCAAAGTATTTACTGATGAATGTATTAGCCAAAGATAGGACTACGGGAGCGAGAATAAAAGCGATAATTCCCTGAACTCTAAACCCAGGAACTAAAACTGATGCTAACCAAAAACAGATGCCATTGACGACTAAAGAAAATCCACCTAACGTCACAAATGTCAATGGTAAAGATAGGGTAGCGATAATTGGTTTAACTCCACTATTAATTAAACCAATAGCTAAAGCCACAATTAAAGCTGCGGGAAAATTGGCGATATCAACACCTGGAAAAATGATATCAACAATTAACAAGCTTAATGCTGTAGCGAGTGCGGTTAAGAATGTCGCCAACATTATTTTTACCTCTGTAACTTATATGTATATCTTT
The genomic region above belongs to Anabaena sphaerica FACHB-251 and contains:
- a CDS encoding YqaE/Pmp3 family membrane protein yields the protein MKLTRLLLGLFLPPVGVFLTVGVSPTLIINILLTLLGWLPGSIHALWVITKHEERLNRGEGI
- a CDS encoding phage holin family protein, which gives rise to MLATFLTALATALSLLIVDIIFPGVDIANFPAALIVALAIGLINSGVKPIIATLSLPLTFVTLGGFSLVVNGICFWLASVLVPGFRVQGIIAFILAPVVLSLANTFISKYFAERNLELQSNTNITTES